One genomic segment of Salvia miltiorrhiza cultivar Shanhuang (shh) unplaced genomic scaffold, IMPLAD_Smil_shh original_scaffold_464, whole genome shotgun sequence includes these proteins:
- the LOC131004864 gene encoding transcription factor bHLH47-like has protein sequence MGSESADSADDRVDTPSSNKKVGKVPRKIHKAAREKLKRASMNELFLDLGKTLDVDNPNNGKASMLRETIRLLGELVTQMDSLKKENATLLSEYNYITTEKNELVEETSALDAQVKGLKREIDERGILSQPQSTSTTQLPEDHVAIPLIGHASETAPVVGPVFVVPLHHESQLQGFPNPFPGTDAPKVSSGVSKPRPRYPSSSDSWPSHILTK, from the exons ATGGGTTCTGAATCTGCGGATTCTGCTGACGATCGCGTGGATACGCCTTCGAG TAACAAGAAGGTTGGAAAAGTTCCACGGAAAATTCACAAAGCTGCGAGGGAGAAGCTGAAACGCGCCAGCATGAATGAATTATTCTTGGATTTGGGCAAGACACTTG ATGTAGATAATCCGAATAACGGCAAGGCCTCTATGCTGAGAGAGACGATTCGACTCCTTGGGGAATTGGTTACTCAAATGGACAGCCTGAAAAAGGAGAATGCAACTCTTTTGTCTGAATATAACTAT ATCACAACTGAGAAGAATGAGCTCGTCGAGGAGACTTCTGCTCTAGATGCTCAAGTCAAGGGGCTAAAGAGAGAAATAGACGAGAGGGGTATCCTTTCTCAACCTCAGAGCACATCAACAACACAATTACCTGAAGACCATGTTGCAATTCCACTCATTGGCCATGCATCAGAGACGGCCCCTGTTGTAGGTCCTGTGTTCGTCGTGCCATTACATCATGAGTCCCAACTCCAAGGCTTCCCCAACCCCTTCCCAGGTACGGATGCGCCTAAGGTGTCGTCTGGTGTGAGCAAACCACGGCCCCGTTACCCTTCGTCTTCTGATTCTTGGCCTTCACATATTCTCACCAAATAG